A DNA window from Centroberyx gerrardi isolate f3 chromosome 5, fCenGer3.hap1.cur.20231027, whole genome shotgun sequence contains the following coding sequences:
- the LOC139908531 gene encoding uncharacterized protein LOC139908531, which translates to MVLLKRKILLTLICAFTFSEPLRVLGDNIKCPEGQRVSRTKWRMCEPCPDDQYQPVENDSQECLACTQCDEETGSEVESTCSKIRDTKCRCRPGFVNWENDPASCKCDKGSGLQNTGRSSECHKCEDGFFSNNIDLSCRKWKECKSGVKYNGTKISDVVCSDELSRTTPDAASPTTKSASLSTHYMSRAPDVKTQTQELPQHRPTAFIPGLVVPTEDTGRPFTPNTPNNNEVSLLLAFGIVGLLILTMVTCKLNIIPCIQSCKKPAVKAQESVCRRPVEESGDSSRSSLVKLNPVEP; encoded by the exons ATGGTTCTGCTCAAACGCAAAATCCTCCTGACGCTCATATGTGCTTTCACCTTTTCTGAACCTTTACGTGTTTTGGGAGATAATATCAAATGCCCAGAAG GTCAGAGGGTATCTCGTACCAAATGGAGAATGTGTGAACCTTGCCCTGATGACCAGTACCAGCCTGTAGAAAATGATTCCCAGGAATGCCTCGCATGCACACAGTGTGATGAAG AGACGGGGAGTGAGGTTGAATCGACCTGCAGTAAAATTAGAGATACTAAATGTCGATGCCGTCCAGGATTTGTGAATTGGGAGAACGATCCTGCCTCTTGCAAATGTGACAAGGGGTCTGGATTGCAAAACACAG GCCGCTCATCAGAATGTCATAAATGTGAAGATGGATTTTTCAGCAACAATATCGACTTGTCCTGTAGGAAATGGAAAGA ATGTAAATCAGGTGTGAAGTATAATGGCACCAAGATCTCAGATGTCGTCTGTAGCGATGAGTTGAGCAGGACGACTCCTGACGCTGCATCCCCGACAACTAAAAGTGCCTCTCTCAGTACACACTACATGTCCCGTGCTCCAGATGTAAAGACCCAAACCCAGGAATTACCTCAGCATCGACCCACCGCCTTTATTCCAGGCCTTGTAGTCCCCACAGAGGACACAGGGCGACCTTTCACCCCAAACACACCCAACAACAACG aAGTGTCTCTCCTTCTTGCATTTGGGATTGTTGGACTGCTAATACTGACTATGGTGACCTGTAAACTGAACATCATTCCTTGCATCCAGAGCTGCAAGAAGCCAGCAGTAAAGG CACAGGAGTCAGTGTGTCGGAGGCCAGTTGAGGAAAGTGGCGATAGCAGTCGCTCCTCTCTGGTCAAACTGAATCCAGTGGAGCCTTGA